A DNA window from Streptomyces canus contains the following coding sequences:
- a CDS encoding TetR/AcrR family transcriptional regulator has protein sequence MSTEEPPLSRAERRRLTEQRILDCARQSFGELGYDRATIRVIARAAKVDPALVMQYFGNKENLFRQVVRLDAAGSAPESADPLIAQLMAGLGVKLAGMPAPSLAMLRSMLTHPDMAAEMRETFDRQIKQVSAVVEGEDAELRAALLIMANLGVVVGKHLLELGPLRDTRPERIIELLDPCFRALVDPAP, from the coding sequence GTGAGTACCGAAGAGCCCCCGCTCTCGCGAGCTGAGCGACGCCGCTTGACCGAACAGCGCATCCTGGACTGCGCACGTCAGTCGTTCGGCGAGCTCGGTTACGACCGTGCGACGATCCGAGTCATCGCCAGAGCGGCCAAGGTCGACCCCGCGCTGGTGATGCAGTACTTCGGCAACAAGGAGAACCTCTTCAGGCAGGTGGTCCGGCTCGACGCCGCGGGGTCCGCCCCTGAGTCCGCAGACCCGCTCATCGCGCAGCTCATGGCAGGCCTCGGCGTGAAACTTGCGGGCATGCCCGCCCCCTCGCTGGCCATGCTCCGTTCCATGCTCACGCATCCGGACATGGCGGCCGAGATGCGCGAGACGTTCGACCGCCAGATCAAGCAGGTGTCCGCGGTCGTGGAAGGGGAGGACGCCGAGCTGCGGGCCGCCTTGCTGATCATGGCCAACCTGGGCGTCGTCGTCGGCAAGCACCTGCTCGAGCTGGGACCGCTGCGCGACACTCGGCCGGAGCGGATCATCGAGCTGCTCGACCCCTGTTTCAGGGCCTTGGTGGACCCCGCGCCCTGA
- a CDS encoding MFS transporter produces the protein MSNQNTIGSPPAKDEPSASGQSATAPSQPNRPALALTVIVTCYLMVAIDSTIVNIALPSIQEALGFSPVGLSWVINAYLLAFGGLLLLGGRMGDMFGRRRVLVVGTVIFTASSLLGGIADAPWLLVTARALQGVGAAMAAPGTLALIASNFEEGAPRNRALSIYSATAATGTSLGLILGGILTSLASWRWIQFVDVPIGLAVAVLAPMCIRETPSHSGRFDFVGTITGTAGVTALVYGLIRVPSEGWGNAVSLTCFAAAVVLLVSFLVAERRAAQPIVPFQLFSERTRTAAYTNMLMFTATILSLFYFLSQFIQNVLEFSPIQAGLAFLPMTLGMFIVARAVPKMLPKHGAKRFMVAGALLMTVTAIWLSTISVSDSYLTGVLGPMLLFGIGAGCCLMPTNVTVLSGIPQQLAGAASGVLQTMMQLGGALGLAILVTVYGTSADDAAEHAGTGVDAVHQVVTAGVRSAFTGSIVFVGCALAVALLVIRVPKPAAKA, from the coding sequence ATGTCCAACCAGAACACCATCGGCTCGCCGCCCGCGAAGGACGAGCCGAGTGCATCGGGGCAGTCGGCGACCGCGCCGTCACAGCCGAACCGCCCCGCTCTCGCCCTCACGGTCATCGTGACCTGCTACCTCATGGTGGCCATCGACTCCACGATCGTGAACATCGCGTTGCCCAGCATCCAGGAAGCGTTGGGCTTCTCCCCCGTCGGCCTGTCGTGGGTGATCAACGCCTATCTGCTGGCCTTCGGCGGCCTTCTGCTGCTTGGCGGCCGCATGGGCGACATGTTCGGCCGACGCCGGGTGCTGGTCGTGGGCACCGTGATCTTCACTGCCTCGTCACTGCTCGGCGGCATCGCCGACGCGCCGTGGCTGCTGGTCACGGCCCGGGCGTTGCAGGGAGTGGGCGCGGCGATGGCTGCGCCGGGCACTCTCGCCCTGATCGCCAGCAACTTCGAGGAGGGCGCGCCCCGCAACCGGGCGCTGAGCATCTACTCCGCCACCGCGGCCACCGGAACCTCGCTCGGTCTGATCCTGGGCGGCATCCTCACCTCCCTGGCGTCGTGGCGGTGGATCCAGTTCGTCGACGTGCCCATCGGTCTCGCGGTGGCAGTGCTCGCCCCCATGTGCATCCGGGAAACCCCCTCGCACTCGGGCCGCTTCGACTTCGTCGGGACGATCACCGGTACCGCCGGTGTCACGGCCCTGGTGTACGGGCTCATCCGGGTGCCCTCCGAGGGCTGGGGCAACGCGGTGTCATTGACCTGCTTCGCCGCCGCCGTGGTCCTGCTCGTTTCGTTCCTGGTGGCCGAGCGCCGAGCCGCCCAGCCCATCGTCCCGTTCCAGCTGTTCTCGGAGCGCACCCGCACGGCCGCCTACACCAACATGCTGATGTTCACGGCGACCATCCTCAGCCTGTTCTACTTCCTCAGCCAATTCATCCAGAACGTCCTGGAGTTCTCCCCGATCCAGGCCGGCCTCGCCTTCCTGCCGATGACGCTGGGCATGTTCATCGTGGCCCGAGCGGTGCCGAAGATGCTGCCCAAGCACGGCGCGAAGCGGTTCATGGTGGCCGGAGCCCTGCTGATGACCGTCACGGCGATCTGGCTCAGCACCATCTCGGTCTCCGACAGCTACCTCACAGGCGTGCTCGGTCCGATGCTGCTCTTCGGCATCGGGGCGGGCTGTTGCCTGATGCCCACGAATGTGACGGTGCTCAGCGGCATTCCCCAGCAACTCGCCGGGGCGGCCTCCGGCGTGCTTCAGACGATGATGCAGCTGGGCGGTGCGCTGGGGCTGGCCATCCTGGTCACCGTGTACGGCACGTCCGCCGACGACGCCGCCGAACACGCCGGCACGGGCGTCGACGCGGTGCACCAGGTGGTGACGGCAGGGGTCCGCAGCGCCTTCACCGGCAGCATCGTCTTCGTCGGCTGTGCTCTGGCCGTCGCCTTGCTGGTGATCCGCGTACCCAAGCCCGCCGCCAAGGCGTGA
- a CDS encoding acyl carrier protein: MDGNNRLTTHMTGLPAEARRSALLSLVRRSTAFALGHSTIDAVPEDVAFVELGLTSFTAFELRSSLVEVTGIELPLSEIFEHPSPSVLAGYLHAAFERLTAA, from the coding sequence GTGGACGGCAACAACCGGCTCACCACGCATATGACCGGACTGCCGGCAGAGGCACGCCGGAGCGCGCTGCTGTCGCTGGTGCGCAGGAGCACGGCGTTCGCGCTCGGGCACAGCACCATCGACGCGGTGCCCGAGGACGTGGCCTTCGTGGAGCTGGGGCTCACTTCGTTCACGGCCTTCGAACTACGCAGCAGCCTCGTCGAGGTCACGGGCATCGAGCTGCCGCTCTCGGAGATCTTCGAGCACCCCAGTCCGTCGGTGCTCGCGGGCTACCTGCATGCGGCGTTCGAGCGCTTGACCGCCGCCTGA
- a CDS encoding ABC transporter substrate-binding protein, translated as MPSNFSRRRLLTTGAGVALGGAAAAVATNAQAADPVGAPLAGVREETRSLDELYEAAIAEGGKLVLYQGGDVDAQAAGLRTDWAARFPKIPLTVSVDYSKYHDVRVDNQLATDTLVPDVVQLQTLQDFTRWKREGKLLRYKPAGFSQIHKGFKDPDGAWTALFVIAFSFMYDIQAAGANAPRTPLDLLDERWKGAIASSYPNDDDAVLYLYSLYQQKYGWDWVARFAAQQPQFARGTNTPGAAVNGKTKTIGVGAGGSAVSTSTTVKWVLPTGDHPFMAWGQRAAILKKAAHPAAAKLYVNWQLSEERQAASRNGWSVRTDVTPYAGLKPVWEFPNAHVDGFPRFMEDRAAAERLRQTFSLYFGEVKGDPSPGWPGLHPGS; from the coding sequence ATGCCCAGTAACTTCAGCAGGCGGCGGCTGCTCACCACCGGAGCCGGTGTCGCTCTCGGCGGTGCCGCCGCGGCCGTCGCGACCAACGCTCAGGCGGCTGACCCCGTCGGCGCCCCGCTGGCGGGTGTCCGCGAGGAGACTCGCTCCCTCGACGAGCTCTACGAGGCGGCCATCGCCGAAGGCGGCAAGCTCGTCCTTTACCAGGGCGGGGACGTCGACGCCCAGGCAGCCGGGCTACGGACCGACTGGGCCGCCCGCTTCCCGAAGATCCCGCTGACGGTCTCCGTGGACTACAGCAAGTACCACGACGTCCGCGTGGACAACCAGCTCGCGACCGACACCCTGGTCCCCGACGTCGTCCAGTTGCAGACGCTCCAGGACTTCACCCGCTGGAAGCGCGAGGGCAAACTGCTGCGCTACAAGCCCGCAGGCTTCTCACAGATCCACAAGGGCTTCAAGGACCCGGACGGCGCGTGGACGGCGCTGTTCGTCATCGCCTTCAGCTTCATGTACGACATCCAGGCGGCCGGGGCGAACGCGCCCAGGACGCCACTGGACCTGCTCGACGAGCGCTGGAAGGGCGCCATCGCCTCCTCCTACCCGAACGACGACGACGCGGTGCTGTACCTCTACTCCCTTTACCAGCAGAAGTACGGCTGGGACTGGGTGGCGAGGTTCGCCGCGCAGCAGCCCCAGTTCGCCCGGGGCACGAACACCCCGGGCGCCGCGGTCAACGGCAAGACGAAGACCATCGGAGTGGGCGCGGGGGGCAGCGCGGTCTCCACGTCGACAACGGTGAAGTGGGTCCTACCGACCGGCGACCATCCCTTCATGGCCTGGGGGCAACGGGCCGCGATCCTGAAGAAGGCGGCGCACCCTGCCGCCGCCAAGCTGTACGTGAACTGGCAGCTCTCCGAGGAGCGCCAGGCGGCCAGCCGCAACGGCTGGTCGGTGCGGACGGACGTCACGCCGTACGCCGGCCTGAAGCCGGTGTGGGAGTTCCCGAACGCCCACGTCGACGGCTTCCCCAGGTTCATGGAGGACCGCGCCGCGGCCGAGCGGCTGCGGCAGACGTTCTCCCTCTACTTCGGCGAGGTCAAGGGCGACCCGTCGCCGGGCTGGCCCGGTCTGCACCCGGGGAGCTGA
- a CDS encoding sensor histidine kinase, whose protein sequence is MPVTALAVRRPSGSARNLPHLVFLVAVVGTLVRLFELNHELCWHIAPPTAALALLYAAGLAWWDRLERWARPAWLGLLLLLWSWVAWSLPAQLTFGYAWLAVPLAVLALRMPTRAARATALGVLTALLVSALQRAGGGFDPDVLAPPVTALWATVLLYRAQQRLTRELATTRGELARQQREAGRLGERARIARDLHDTLAQELSGSRMLLQAADRDWDRRPDVARRQVRAVTGALGEHLAQTRGIIDDLTPPLLARDGLEAALRDLCTRTGSAVGTPTITFRTEHEPCSLRTDQAVALLRVTQSVLANACEHARAQHVRVTLAYGDAATAAVEVLDDGVGFDSMALQPTGNGRGFGLAAARDRLGVFGGTFRIDSTPGHGTRVRAALRAEDRVPVGTR, encoded by the coding sequence GTGCCCGTCACCGCGCTCGCCGTACGCCGGCCATCCGGCTCCGCACGGAATCTCCCACACCTGGTGTTCCTGGTCGCCGTGGTCGGCACCCTCGTGCGGCTCTTCGAGCTGAACCACGAGCTGTGCTGGCACATCGCGCCGCCCACGGCCGCGCTGGCCCTGCTGTACGCGGCCGGGCTGGCCTGGTGGGACCGGCTGGAGCGCTGGGCGCGACCGGCCTGGCTCGGTCTCCTCCTGCTGCTGTGGTCCTGGGTGGCCTGGAGCCTCCCGGCACAGCTCACCTTCGGGTACGCGTGGCTGGCCGTACCGCTCGCCGTCCTGGCACTGCGCATGCCCACTCGCGCGGCACGGGCCACGGCGCTCGGTGTCCTCACCGCACTGCTGGTCTCGGCCCTTCAGCGAGCCGGCGGCGGCTTCGACCCCGATGTGCTGGCTCCGCCGGTCACCGCCCTGTGGGCGACCGTACTCCTCTACCGCGCCCAGCAGCGGCTGACCCGCGAACTCGCCACCACACGAGGCGAGTTGGCGCGACAGCAGCGAGAGGCCGGGCGGCTCGGCGAACGAGCCCGCATCGCGCGGGACCTGCATGACACACTCGCCCAGGAACTCTCGGGCAGCCGCATGCTGCTCCAGGCCGCCGACCGGGACTGGGACCGTCGCCCCGACGTCGCCCGACGGCAGGTGCGGGCCGTGACCGGAGCTCTCGGCGAGCATCTCGCGCAGACCCGCGGCATCATCGACGACCTCACCCCACCCCTGCTCGCGCGAGACGGCCTGGAGGCGGCGCTGCGCGACCTGTGCACCCGCACCGGCTCCGCCGTCGGCACGCCCACGATCACCTTCCGTACCGAACACGAGCCCTGCTCCCTGCGGACAGATCAGGCCGTGGCCCTGCTGCGGGTGACACAGAGCGTTCTGGCCAACGCGTGCGAACACGCGCGGGCCCAACACGTACGCGTCACTCTGGCCTACGGCGACGCGGCGACCGCGGCCGTCGAGGTCCTGGACGACGGAGTGGGATTCGACTCGATGGCGCTACAGCCCACCGGCAACGGTCGCGGATTCGGACTGGCCGCGGCGCGTGACCGACTGGGTGTGTTCGGCGGCACCTTCCGCATCGACAGCACGCCCGGACACGGCACCCGCGTACGGGCGGCCCTGCGAGCCGAGGACCGAGTCCCGGTGGGCACGCGATGA